The following proteins are co-located in the Methanobrevibacter sp. genome:
- a CDS encoding peptidase U32 family protein: protein MVELLAPAGNFISLTSALKNGADAVYIGFEEFNMRVNASNFSLEDIKKASELTKEYGAKLYVCTNTIMKDEDVETLKEQLPYIKQYGADGIILSDLSLIDLAIENGLEAHMSVQENTTNFYTLKALEKLGVKRAILSRELSLEEIKEIIRKLKESNSSIETEVFIHGAMCMAISGRCFLSYGLYGRSANCGDCLQPCRKEWKLSFEEDENDDVINFSDCEDESFIISNSYDDSYRTNFFSPKDMALIEHIPELIEAGIDSFKIEGRARSPDYVATAVKVYRESIDLYQKDPENYQYNPEWMEKLKKVFNRGYDTGFYFNVPYEISENNQSKFIKKDIGKVVNYYNKIKVAELRIWDDLAIGDEIMIQGPTTGSISHVIDSMQIDGKAIEKAEKGSNVAIAIDEKLRESDYVYKLIPRE, encoded by the coding sequence ATGGTGGAACTGTTAGCTCCTGCAGGAAATTTCATTTCATTGACCAGCGCACTTAAAAATGGTGCCGATGCGGTTTATATTGGCTTTGAAGAGTTCAATATGAGAGTCAATGCAAGCAATTTTTCCCTTGAGGACATTAAGAAGGCAAGTGAATTGACCAAGGAGTATGGAGCTAAGCTGTATGTCTGCACCAATACCATCATGAAAGATGAGGATGTTGAAACACTTAAAGAGCAATTGCCCTATATTAAGCAGTACGGTGCAGATGGAATAATCCTATCCGACTTGTCCCTGATTGATCTGGCCATTGAAAACGGCCTTGAGGCTCATATGAGCGTACAGGAGAACACAACCAATTTCTACACCTTGAAGGCATTGGAGAAATTAGGTGTAAAAAGAGCTATTTTATCAAGGGAATTGTCTTTAGAGGAAATCAAGGAAATCATTAGGAAGCTGAAGGAAAGTAATTCCTCTATAGAAACCGAGGTTTTCATTCATGGTGCAATGTGCATGGCGATATCTGGAAGATGCTTCCTGAGCTATGGATTGTATGGCAGAAGCGCAAACTGTGGAGATTGTCTCCAGCCATGCAGAAAGGAATGGAAATTAAGCTTTGAAGAGGATGAGAATGATGATGTGATCAATTTCTCAGACTGTGAGGATGAGTCCTTCATAATCTCCAATTCATATGATGATTCATATAGGACAAACTTCTTCTCTCCAAAGGATATGGCTTTGATTGAACATATTCCAGAGCTTATCGAAGCGGGAATCGATTCATTCAAGATAGAAGGAAGGGCAAGGTCTCCTGATTATGTTGCAACAGCGGTCAAGGTCTATAGGGAATCCATTGACCTATATCAAAAGGACCCGGAGAACTACCAGTACAATCCTGAATGGATGGAAAAGCTTAAGAAAGTATTCAATAGAGGATATGATACAGGATTCTACTTCAATGTTCCTTATGAGATAAGCGAAAACAACCAATCAAAGTTCATTAAGAAGGATATTGGAAAGGTTGTAAATTACTATAACAAGATAAAGGTTGCAGAGCTTAGGATATGGGATGATTTGGCCATTGGCGATGAGATCATGATTCAAGGGCCAACCACAGGTTCAATAAGTCATGTAATCGATTCAATGCAAATCGATGGAAAGGCCATTGAAAAGGCAGAGAAAGGTTCAAATGTGGCAATAGCCATTGATGAGAAGTTAAGGGAAAGCGATTATGTTTATAAATTGATTCCTAGAGAATGA
- a CDS encoding DUF3795 domain-containing protein, translating into MKDLIAYCGLDCESCEARIATINDDDELRAKVSKLWSELNDIEITPQMINCTGCRIEGPKTIFCDSICPIRQCALEKKVETCADCSEMEKCEKLEMIFENNPDAFENLKNHKKIEH; encoded by the coding sequence ATGAAAGATCTTATAGCCTACTGCGGATTAGATTGCGAGAGCTGTGAAGCACGCATTGCAACAATAAATGATGACGATGAACTTCGCGCTAAAGTCTCAAAGCTTTGGAGTGAACTTAATGACATAGAAATAACTCCACAAATGATAAACTGTACAGGATGCAGAATAGAAGGACCAAAAACAATATTCTGTGATTCCATTTGTCCCATTAGACAATGCGCATTAGAGAAGAAAGTTGAGACATGTGCTGACTGCAGTGAAATGGAGAAATGTGAAAAGCTTGAAATGATTTTTGAGAACAATCCTGATGCATTTGAAAATCTTAAAAATCATAAAAAAATAGAACACTGA
- the purF gene encoding amidophosphoribosyltransferase, with protein sequence MKDKCGIVGIHSKDNLKDVSHLIYYGLYALQHRGQESAGIVTHNINFGLNFHCGMGLVTDVFNNALIKSLAGNVGIGHVRYSTTGQSKIENSQPFFTELNDGFIAMAHNGDIVNSGSLREELVEKGYEFKSDTDSEVVCYLIKEEFKNEEDIFKVIDNVSQKLIGSYSLVILINDELYVLRDPMAMKPLILGQTDDHFVVASESVAFDVINADVIRDLEPGELLYFKDNKINSYILPSAKGSKRAHCMFEYVYFARPDSVIDERSVYDTRLKIGEALFKQYPIDADLVLPVPDSSIPAAIGYARASGIPYGEGLIKNRYVGRTFIMPTQAEREIAVRLKLNPLRHELKGKSVVVIDDSIVRGTTSESLVRILKAAGAREVHMLIGCPPVIAPCFYGVALATKDELIAANLEIEEIRKQLGAETLGYISIESLVEAIGIEAENLCLGCINEYYPTEIPDDLEAESYYDYYQPLRDAAEEDDN encoded by the coding sequence TTGAAAGATAAGTGTGGTATTGTAGGAATACATTCTAAAGACAATCTTAAGGATGTTTCTCACTTGATTTATTACGGTTTATATGCTTTACAGCATAGAGGACAGGAATCTGCAGGTATAGTAACTCATAACATTAATTTTGGCTTGAATTTCCATTGTGGAATGGGCTTGGTTACTGATGTTTTCAATAATGCTTTGATTAAAAGCCTAGCTGGTAATGTAGGTATCGGGCATGTAAGATATTCCACTACAGGCCAGTCAAAGATAGAGAATTCCCAGCCATTCTTCACAGAATTGAATGATGGATTCATTGCTATGGCCCATAATGGGGATATCGTCAATTCCGGTTCCTTAAGGGAAGAATTAGTTGAAAAGGGTTATGAATTCAAATCCGATACTGATTCTGAAGTTGTCTGCTATTTGATTAAAGAGGAATTCAAGAATGAAGAGGATATCTTCAAGGTAATCGACAATGTTTCTCAAAAATTAATCGGTTCCTATTCCTTGGTCATCTTAATCAATGATGAGCTTTATGTTTTAAGGGATCCAATGGCAATGAAGCCTTTGATTTTAGGTCAAACTGATGATCATTTCGTGGTTGCTTCTGAATCAGTGGCATTTGATGTGATAAATGCAGACGTCATTCGCGATTTGGAGCCTGGCGAATTGTTATACTTTAAGGACAATAAGATCAATTCCTATATTTTGCCATCTGCAAAAGGTTCCAAAAGGGCACACTGCATGTTTGAGTACGTTTACTTTGCTCGTCCGGACAGTGTGATTGATGAGAGAAGCGTTTACGATACAAGACTTAAGATTGGGGAAGCATTGTTCAAGCAATATCCTATTGATGCTGATTTGGTATTACCTGTACCGGATTCATCAATTCCTGCAGCTATCGGCTATGCAAGGGCATCAGGAATTCCATACGGTGAAGGTCTAATCAAGAACAGATATGTCGGAAGGACTTTCATTATGCCAACCCAAGCGGAACGTGAAATTGCCGTAAGACTTAAATTAAATCCATTAAGACATGAATTGAAAGGTAAAAGCGTTGTAGTGATTGATGACAGTATTGTTAGAGGCACTACATCTGAATCATTGGTCAGAATCCTTAAGGCGGCAGGTGCTAGAGAGGTGCATATGCTGATTGGATGTCCTCCTGTTATTGCGCCATGTTTCTATGGTGTCGCTCTTGCTACTAAAGATGAATTGATTGCAGCCAATTTGGAAATTGAAGAAATCAGAAAGCAGTTAGGTGCTGAAACTTTAGGTTATATCAGCATAGAATCCCTTGTTGAAGCCATTGGCATTGAAGCGGAAAACTTATGCTTAGGCTGCATCAATGAGTATTATCCGACTGAAATACCTGATGATTTGGAAGCTGAATCCTACTATGATTATTATCAGCCTTTAAGAGATGCGGCAGAGGAAGATGATAACTAA
- the cfbC gene encoding Ni-sirohydrochlorin a,c-diamide reductive cyclase ATP-dependent reductase subunit — protein MKRQKKIAIYGKGGIGKSTTVANIAAAYSEDDKKVMVIGCDPKSDTTRTLCGKRIPTIVNTLKDNKNPELSDLVFEGFNQIKCVESGGPEPGVGCAGRGVIVAMKRLENLNAFDEEFDVILYDVLGDVVCGGFSVPLREDYADEVFIVSSGEYMSLYAANNISKGIKKLKGNLGGIICNCKGIENEEEIVGAFAKEIGTQVIGVIGRSHLIQRSELDAKTVVEYAPESKESDDYRKLASDIFNNDNYSTPEPMEDEVFENFFKSFID, from the coding sequence ATGAAAAGACAGAAGAAAATAGCCATTTATGGAAAGGGTGGTATTGGAAAGAGTACCACTGTAGCCAATATTGCAGCGGCTTATAGTGAAGATGACAAGAAGGTCATGGTAATCGGTTGCGATCCTAAATCAGACACTACAAGAACATTATGCGGCAAAAGGATACCTACAATCGTGAATACACTTAAGGACAATAAGAATCCTGAGCTTTCCGATTTGGTCTTTGAAGGATTCAATCAAATCAAATGTGTTGAAAGCGGAGGTCCTGAGCCTGGAGTGGGCTGTGCAGGACGTGGTGTCATCGTTGCCATGAAACGATTGGAGAATCTTAATGCCTTTGATGAGGAGTTCGATGTTATTCTTTATGACGTTTTAGGTGATGTTGTCTGTGGAGGATTCTCAGTGCCTCTTAGAGAGGACTATGCCGATGAGGTCTTTATTGTTTCATCTGGGGAATACATGTCCCTATATGCTGCAAACAACATTTCCAAAGGAATTAAGAAGTTAAAGGGAAATCTTGGCGGAATCATTTGCAATTGCAAGGGAATTGAAAATGAAGAGGAAATTGTCGGCGCATTTGCAAAAGAGATAGGAACTCAAGTCATTGGAGTCATTGGAAGAAGTCATTTGATTCAAAGAAGTGAATTGGATGCTAAGACAGTGGTTGAGTATGCTCCTGAATCAAAAGAATCTGATGATTATAGAAAGCTGGCAAGTGATATATTCAATAATGACAATTATTCAACTCCAGAACCAATGGAAGATGAAGTCTTTGAGAATTTCTTCAAGTCTTTCATAGATTAA
- a CDS encoding GIY-YIG nuclease family protein, with amino-acid sequence MKGCYCLIISMKKTDILDIGHLHQDYKFKKGYYVYIGSAMNSLVARINRHLSDDKKMHWHIDYLLDNVNSEIRDVLFNISEEKIECDLANRIAENGEIITKFGCSDCNCNSHLIYFKRKRDAMNSVKSAYYDLNMKYYNLSYFKKELMKK; translated from the coding sequence ATGAAGGGTTGCTACTGTTTAATCATATCTATGAAAAAAACCGATATACTTGATATAGGACATCTACATCAAGACTATAAATTTAAGAAAGGGTACTATGTTTACATAGGTTCAGCCATGAATTCTTTAGTTGCAAGAATAAATCGACATCTGTCTGATGATAAAAAGATGCATTGGCATATTGATTACCTGCTTGATAATGTAAACAGCGAAATCAGAGATGTCTTATTCAATATTTCAGAAGAAAAAATAGAATGTGATTTGGCAAATAGAATAGCTGAAAATGGTGAGATCATTACTAAATTTGGCTGTTCCGACTGCAACTGCAATTCCCACCTAATTTATTTCAAAAGAAAAAGAGATGCAATGAATTCTGTAAAAAGTGCATATTATGACTTGAATATGAAATATTATAACTTAAGCTATTTCAAAAAAGAATTGATGAAAAAATAA